Sequence from the Methanobacteriaceae archaeon genome:
GATTATTTCAGGCTCCTGTATTCACCCACATCCATTAAAAAACAATTTGATATGGATAAAATGAACAGTAGTGAGGATTTCCAGGAAGTACAGGCATTATTCAAAGAAATAATGTTCATAGGAATAGATTCCATACAAAAAGGAATCGATGAAGGTGAAATAAGGCCAGAGGTGGATCCAACTGAAGCCATGATTCTCCTATCCATAATCTTTAATGGTATGGTGAATATGGGCGACTGGAGCAAAGATATCCTGGAAAGCAAGGGAATCGATGGAGAGAAATTTAACAACGATGTAGGAGATTTATTTCTCCACATGTTAATGAAATAGAGAATATATTGAGATACTTATATTAAAATTCATGGCATTGGTGAATTAAGTAAATTAAAGTTGTTTATTCAGTAAAGAGGTGTTAAAATGGATTACAATGAATTAGGTGAGAATTTAAGTGAAATGTTGAAATTAGAGAATGAACCAGTGGCCATAGGATGGTCTGTGAAAGAGCCCCGAAACGTGGAAAAGGAAGAAGGAAAATCCCGATTCTGTGCAAAACTTAGAAAAGCCATGCAGGGCGAAATATTCTATTCCACACTGGAAGAGGAAGAATGTATGGGTGGTGCTAGATATTCCGGGCTTAAAGACATGGCCGAATACCCGGCCAATGTACAAAGTGGTGCTTTTATGGTTCCCCGCGGTTTATATAAAAACATTCCTGCGGTGCAGCGCTCCAGACAAAATGAAACCTACATAGAACCTGGAATTTTTAGTTCCGTGGTTTTTGCTCCTTTAAAAAAAGCTGAATTTGAAGTAGATGTGATATTTATACTCTGCAATGCCAAGCAAGGCATGGAAATACTTCACGCCAATACCTATGATTCTGGAGAACACGGACTGGGCGCCGATGCAGTTCCCATGTGCAGTTCCATGGCGGCCACCCCGTATATGGCTGGAAAAGTCACTTATGGGTTCGGTGATGTGGCCGCCAGGCAGAGTATGGGCCTCACTCCAGAAGAAATCATGGTTAGTATTCCTGCCAGCGATTTATCTCGTATAGTCTCTAATTTAGAAGAAATGCGGACTAAAGTCTTATTTAAGGAAGAATGATAACTCAACAAATAAAATTTATTTTATCTTTTTGAATAACGTGATTAAAGAATTAAAGCTCACCAAGAATCGTAAAAAACGATAAAAACCGTATCTGTAAAAATAGGCCACCCGTGATAACAATGACTTATGAAACCCCCTATAACCTTGCTAAAGATAAAATAATTATGATCATGGCCGGACTAATGGTTGGTCTTTTGGTAGCGGCCTTTGATTACTCCATCATGGCCACGGCTATGCCCCGGGTCATTAGCAGTCTGCAGGGCATGGAATATTATGTATGGCCCTTTAGCACTTACATGTTAACCTCCACCATTGCTATAATCATTTTTGGTAAATTATCAGATATTTATGGTAGAAAACATATTTTAATTACGGGAATCATCATCTTTGTTATAAGTTCCATCCTGTGTGGTTTTTCCACTAATATATTTCAATTGATATTATTTAGAGGAATTCAAGGAATTGGAGGCGGAATTTTAATATCTCTCCCCTTTATCATAGTGGGAGAAATTTTCAGTGCCCGAAAAAGGGCCAAGTACCTGGGAATAATGGCCACTGTATTTGCCCTGGCCGATGTTTTAGGACCTGTTCTGGGAGGCGTAATTACGGATAATTTTGGCTGGAGAGGAGTGTTTTTTGTAAATGTTCCCATTGGAATCATGGCCGTGGGCCTGATTCTCTATTCAATTCCCAATTTCAAATTACCAGATATTAAAAAAGTCATTGATTATTCAGGAATCATTACCTTTACTTTAGCTTTAAGTTCCATGTTCCTGGCCTTAACCTTTGTGGGAGATCTAAATGCCCATCCCTTATTTGAGATAGTAGGGCTCTTTTTATTTTCATTGGCCATGTTTGTATTGTTTATCCGGGCTGAGAAAAAAGCGGTGGAACCGATTTTACCACTGAGGTTATTTAAAAATTCAATATTCAGCATTTCATCAATAGAAAGTTTATTGTCCGCCGCATTGATGTTCAGTGGAGTAATTTACGTCCCCTTATTTGCCCAGGGCGTTTTAGGCATGAGTGCTACAGATTCCGGGCTTTTAATGATTCCCATGCTTTTTAGTCTTACCCTGGCCTCTATAATCACCGGGCAAATCATATCCTGGAGAGGGAAATATAAAAACCTGGTCATTGCTGAATTTATTATAATTGGAATAGGAGTGGTGCTTCTCTCTACCATGAATGCTGATACGCCGTATTATCTACTGGTAGCATATTCCACTATTCTGGGTATTGGTTCTGGAATGGCCTATCCTTTATTCAATATAACTGCCCAGAATGCATTTACCCTGCGAGATATCGGTATTGTGACTGCTTCCATGCGGTTTTTCAGAAATATTGGGACTATTGTGTTTGTTCCCATATTTGGATACATTATGAACCTCACCCTGATGAGTTCGGCCGCTACTTTAGGTAAAACTCAAGCTCTGGTGACTTCTATCCAGAATATTTTCTTCTTGGCCATTATACTGGCCCTGGTAGGATTAATAGTGGCCTTCTTCCTTAAAGAAATACCTTTAGGTGAAGATTCACCGGTATCTCAGGAGGAAGTTCCTGACGGGCTGGTAGAGAAAGCAGAATAATTATTTTAATTTTTAATTTAGTATAATAACTGAGCATGGCCCTTAAATTTGTAAATGGAGATAGAACAAGATGATTAAAATAGCAGTAACTGGTGCTAATGGAAGAATGGGCACTAAAATAATTAAAAACATTCTAAAACAGGACGATATGGAACTGGTGGCGGCCCTGGGATCACCAGACACTCCACTGGAAGGAAAAGATGTGGGGGAAGTAATAGGTGTAGGAAATATAGGTGTTCCTATAAATGGTGCCCAAAAACTTTTCGAGGTTTTAAAGGAAAAAAGGCCTGATGTTCTCCTTGATTTCACCAGGGCCCATATCGCCACTCACAACATTAAAATTTCAGCAGAATGCGGAGTTAATGTAGTGGTAGGCACCACTGGATTATCAGATGAACAATTAGCTGAAATAAGGGAAGCTGTAGAAAAAAATAGGATAAAAGCAGTCATCTCACCTAACATGGCCATAGGGGTGAATGTATTCTTTAAAGTCATTGAAGATCTGGCCAAGATTCTAAATGATTATGATATGGAAATAATAGAAGCCCACCACCAGCATAAAGCAGATGCACCATCAGGAACTGCCCTTAAAGCTTATGAAATCATGGCCCAGGCACTGGGAAGAGATAAAGATGATACTTTTGTCCCTGGTAGGCAGGGAATGGTAGGGGAGCGAACTCCTGGAGAAATAGGAATACATGCCGTCCGTGGTGGAGACATCATAGGCGATCACACCGTACTCTTTGCCGGAGAAGGGGAACGGATAGAAATAACTCACCGGGCCCACAGCCGACAGTCATTTGTGACTGGGGCCATGAAGGCCGTTAGATATTTAGATAGGGCCCCTGCTGGGGTGGTGTGTGATATGGGTGATGTTTTGGATATCTAATTTCTATTTATTTCAATTTTGGTATATTTTTCAGTTAATTCATATATTTTTCTAAGATAGATATCAGATTTCTCATAAAATAATATTTCTGGTTTGATATTTGCTTCAAATTCATTAATAGAATTAATATATTTTATAAATTCGGATATTACAGTTCTAATATTCTCCGGAATAAAATAAAATTTTTTAATATCGTCTTGAATTTTTTCTAATCCATAAAAAATATTCATTCTAAAATCTAAAATATATGCATCTGAGCTTTGAATTCTGTCATAATCATAATAAATAGATCCACTATTTCGGTATAATAACTCATAAATTTCAAGCATTACATCTCGTTCCCGATCAAATATTAATTGTTTCTCTAATTGTTTTTCACTATGTTCTAATTGTTTTTTTGATTGTTGCTCATTATGTTTGAATTGTTTTCTTAATTGTTCAATAGAATTTTTATATTGCACTGATGATTGTTGCATCATTTGATTTTTTTGATCATATAACTGTACTGTCAGTCTTTCATTCGCTGAGCGTATTTGATTTATGCTCCGTATATCATTTCTATAGTTTGAATAAAATGTTCCTGAAATAGCAATACTTGCCGTGAATAGTGCTATTGAATTAGCTAAATTAAACCCAGGATTATATTCATTTTTAATTACGCTAAAATAAACTAAAACATTGATAATTATTAATATTAATGGAATTAAAATCATTAAAATCGTTATAAAACTTACAGTGTTATTATGTCTCCAAAATGAGGATTCTAACTCAGTTTCATCACTATTTTCTAATTTTTTATCATCTTTTTTCATAATATCCCCTTAATATCATAATATTTTTCTATAATAAAATAATTTTCTGGTGGGGTTTAAATCTTGATAATAAGAAATTGTAGCAATAATTGGATTCATTATTTAGGAAATAAAACTATTCAAATGCTCAATCTAATAGGAGTAGTTCATTCGGAATCACTAGTAGAATATAACGCCAAAATACTCGCAAAAATGAAACACCCTAATTAACAGCCCTCTTAACCAACTCAATAACCCTGGCCTCTTCCTCGGCCCCCAATTCCATAATAGCAAAGGCCGTGGGCCACATATGGCCTTCATCGAGGTTGGCATTTTCATTGAAGCCTAAGGTGGAGTACCTTGTTTTGAACTTCTGCGAGTTTTGGAAAAAGCAGATGACCTTGCTGTCCTTGGAATAGGCCGGCATTCCGTACCAGAGTCTCGGTGTGAGGTCTGGTGCAGTGGCCTTGATGATCTCGTGGATTCGCTGTCCCATGGCCCGATCTGGTTCGGGCATCTCGGCGATCTTGGCCAGTACCATGTTTTCTGCTTCTTCATTTTTTTGTTTAGTTGTTTTTTTCATGAATTCACCCCAAATATATGAAAAAAATAATTAATTCACTCCCGAACCACAACACCATTATCCTTTAAGAAGGCCTTCACCACATCCACAGGATACTCATTAAAGTGGAAGATACTGGCGGCCAAAGCGGCATCTGCTTTGCCCAGGGTGAAAGCTTCCAGAACATGTTGCGGAGTACCTACACCACCCGAGGCAATTACGGGAATGTCCACACTTTCACTTATGGCCCGGGTCAGTTCCAGGTCATAGCCATCCTTGGTGCCGTCCCTATCCATGGAAGTGAGTAGAATCTCTCCAGCTCCCCGGTCCTCACATTCCATAGCCCAGGCAATGGCATCCATACCAGTAAACTCACGGCCACCATAGATACTACAATCAAACCAGGCCAGGCCCTTTTTAGTTTCTACAATTATCTTATCCTTAGCCTCGCTCTCGTCCTCAATGTACCTTCTCTTGGCATCTATGCCTATGACACAGGCCTGGGATCCCACTATCTTGGAAGCTTCACTGATGAGGTCTGGATTGTGAATGGCCGCTGTATTGGTGGAGCATTTATCTGCTCCAGCTTTGAGCATGTTTACGTAGTCCTCTGGTTTCCTTATGCCCCCACCTACACATATAGGCACAAATACGTTCTCGGTGGTGGCCTTTATGACGTCGGCCATGGTTTCCCTTCTCTCGTGAGAAGCAGTGATGTCCAAGAATACTATTTCGTCGGCCCCGCCTTCATAGTATTTGGTGGCCAGTTCTACTGGTTCCCCGGCATAGCGGATTTGTTTAAATTCTACTCCTTTTACTACCCGGCCGTGGGGTACCTGCAAATCGCAGTCCAGGCAAGGAATGATTCTTTTGGCAAGCATGGATAATCTCCTTAATAATTATAAAGTAATGAATTTAGTTTTTTAAAAGATGTATATAATTTATCCCTAAGAGACTTTTTTCAATAAATTTATAACATATCGTATTAATCTAATAATATTTACACTGATAGGAGATAATAAACATGAATTTTAGTGATGTATTTGTAGATTCCCTTCGTTATCCTTTTAGTGATTGGAGAAAACTTTTAATTTTGTTAATTATGGTTTCAAGTACCATATTCCTGGGCCAATTTATTCTAATAATCATTCCCATTGGTATAATATTAAATGGTTATTTAATTCGGATTATTGAAAGTACCTTAGAAGGCTCAGATGAATTTCCTGCTTTTAATGACCTCAAAAAACTGATAATAGATGGTATAAAGTTTATTATAGTTAGCATGATTTATGCAATCCCATTATTAGTTGCCTCATTCATTTCATTGGCATTCTTAACCGTTGATCCAAATTCAATGAATTATGCATCCTTTTTAATCTCACTAATTGTTGGTTTCGGTGTGAATATCATTTTTTTAATGGGTCTGAGCAATATGGTCTATGAAAAAACCATTTTCGGCGCATTTCAATTCAGAAAAATTATTAGCTTAATTAATGAGGTCAGTTGGAAAAAATACTTGATTTATCTGCTTTTCTTTACATTGATGGTAGAGGGTGTTGATCTTATCACATTAGTCATCAGTTCAACTGTCATTTTCATTAGTCCCCTAGATATTCCTATGGTCTGGGAAAATCATATTTCTTACTCATTCCTTGCTTATGTGATATTCAATGGGATAATAAGCACTTACATATTGATATTTGGTAGCCGATTCAGGGGATTAATTTATCCTATTAAATCTCTTAAAAGTGAAAATAAAACTAATAATGAAGCATAGATATGAGAAAGTAGATGATAAGACATGAGATCTAAAGAAATCATTAAAGATTCCCTTATTTATCCATTTCTGGATTTGAAAAAAACTCTAACCATATTTATTCTATTTTTAACCAGTTTTTTAATAATTCCCGGAATTATGGCCTGCGGTTACTTACTTCAATTAATCGGGAAGACAACTCAAGGTTCTAAAGAATTATGGGCCTATGATACTAAGAGAAATCTGTTGTTGGATGGTGCGAAATTCCTGGGCATGTTCCTAATATTTGGAACAATTTTTTATGGCATTCTATGGGCTTTAGAAAAACTTTTAATCAATTTTACTACATTAAATAGTCCAGAAACTTATATTATAACCGCCGTTTTCACCATTGCCTTCAACATGTTTTTTGTCATGTCTCTGGCCCATATGGCCCATGAAAAACGTTTTATATCTGCTTTTAACATTAAGAAAATATTTAATTTAATAAAAAAAGTGGGAATAAAAAAATACACGTTTTTATTAGTTATTTTTACCTTGGTGGCTGAATTCATAAACGAGGTTCCGATAGGGATAATGAAAAATCTTATAAGCTTTAACGGAATCTGGGGAAATATAAGTTTTATATTGTTTAGTCTGGTGATTTTAAGCTATATAATAATATTTGCCAGCAGATTTACAGGTTTGATTTATCCAGAAAACAAGACGAATAATTGAATAATGAAAGTGATAGAGGTTAAAAAATGAATTTTAAGGAAGTATTTGTTGATTCATTAAAATTTCCAGTTATCAACTTGAAACAATGGTTAATTTTAATAATCTTATTTATAGGAAGTCCTTTAGTATTGCCCTTTATTCTAGGAATGGGATATCTATTAAGAATCGTAGAATCAAGTTCTAATGGCTCAAATGAGGCCCCTAAATTTAATGAATGGAAATTAATGTTTAAAGACGGCCTGAAATATATCATAGGCGGCTTTATGATCTTGATGATTCCCGGCGGTTTTTTAATGGTCA
This genomic interval carries:
- a CDS encoding TetR/AcrR family transcriptional regulator, which translates into the protein MSLAKWKEREREQRQSDIIDAARKIITDKDFDKISMNEIAREVGLGKSTLYIYFKNKESLYFAIVLRGIRIWSKMIKEEVKKGNSGFEKFVLYGKANREFSNQYPDYFRLLYSPTSIKKQFDMDKMNSSEDFQEVQALFKEIMFIGIDSIQKGIDEGEIRPEVDPTEAMILLSIIFNGMVNMGDWSKDILESKGIDGEKFNNDVGDLFLHMLMK
- a CDS encoding DUF169 domain-containing protein codes for the protein MDYNELGENLSEMLKLENEPVAIGWSVKEPRNVEKEEGKSRFCAKLRKAMQGEIFYSTLEEEECMGGARYSGLKDMAEYPANVQSGAFMVPRGLYKNIPAVQRSRQNETYIEPGIFSSVVFAPLKKAEFEVDVIFILCNAKQGMEILHANTYDSGEHGLGADAVPMCSSMAATPYMAGKVTYGFGDVAARQSMGLTPEEIMVSIPASDLSRIVSNLEEMRTKVLFKEE
- a CDS encoding MFS transporter, which gives rise to MTYETPYNLAKDKIIMIMAGLMVGLLVAAFDYSIMATAMPRVISSLQGMEYYVWPFSTYMLTSTIAIIIFGKLSDIYGRKHILITGIIIFVISSILCGFSTNIFQLILFRGIQGIGGGILISLPFIIVGEIFSARKRAKYLGIMATVFALADVLGPVLGGVITDNFGWRGVFFVNVPIGIMAVGLILYSIPNFKLPDIKKVIDYSGIITFTLALSSMFLALTFVGDLNAHPLFEIVGLFLFSLAMFVLFIRAEKKAVEPILPLRLFKNSIFSISSIESLLSAALMFSGVIYVPLFAQGVLGMSATDSGLLMIPMLFSLTLASIITGQIISWRGKYKNLVIAEFIIIGIGVVLLSTMNADTPYYLLVAYSTILGIGSGMAYPLFNITAQNAFTLRDIGIVTASMRFFRNIGTIVFVPIFGYIMNLTLMSSAATLGKTQALVTSIQNIFFLAIILALVGLIVAFFLKEIPLGEDSPVSQEEVPDGLVEKAE
- the dapB gene encoding 4-hydroxy-tetrahydrodipicolinate reductase; translation: MIKIAVTGANGRMGTKIIKNILKQDDMELVAALGSPDTPLEGKDVGEVIGVGNIGVPINGAQKLFEVLKEKRPDVLLDFTRAHIATHNIKISAECGVNVVVGTTGLSDEQLAEIREAVEKNRIKAVISPNMAIGVNVFFKVIEDLAKILNDYDMEIIEAHHQHKADAPSGTALKAYEIMAQALGRDKDDTFVPGRQGMVGERTPGEIGIHAVRGGDIIGDHTVLFAGEGERIEITHRAHSRQSFVTGAMKAVRYLDRAPAGVVCDMGDVLDI
- a CDS encoding DUF1801 domain-containing protein, encoding MKKTTKQKNEEAENMVLAKIAEMPEPDRAMGQRIHEIIKATAPDLTPRLWYGMPAYSKDSKVICFFQNSQKFKTRYSTLGFNENANLDEGHMWPTAFAIMELGAEEEARVIELVKRAVN
- the hisF gene encoding imidazole glycerol phosphate synthase subunit HisF; amino-acid sequence: MLAKRIIPCLDCDLQVPHGRVVKGVEFKQIRYAGEPVELATKYYEGGADEIVFLDITASHERRETMADVIKATTENVFVPICVGGGIRKPEDYVNMLKAGADKCSTNTAAIHNPDLISEASKIVGSQACVIGIDAKRRYIEDESEAKDKIIVETKKGLAWFDCSIYGGREFTGMDAIAWAMECEDRGAGEILLTSMDRDGTKDGYDLELTRAISESVDIPVIASGGVGTPQHVLEAFTLGKADAALAASIFHFNEYPVDVVKAFLKDNGVVVRE
- a CDS encoding DUF4013 domain-containing protein, translated to MNFSDVFVDSLRYPFSDWRKLLILLIMVSSTIFLGQFILIIIPIGIILNGYLIRIIESTLEGSDEFPAFNDLKKLIIDGIKFIIVSMIYAIPLLVASFISLAFLTVDPNSMNYASFLISLIVGFGVNIIFLMGLSNMVYEKTIFGAFQFRKIISLINEVSWKKYLIYLLFFTLMVEGVDLITLVISSTVIFISPLDIPMVWENHISYSFLAYVIFNGIISTYILIFGSRFRGLIYPIKSLKSENKTNNEA
- a CDS encoding DUF4013 domain-containing protein, giving the protein MRSKEIIKDSLIYPFLDLKKTLTIFILFLTSFLIIPGIMACGYLLQLIGKTTQGSKELWAYDTKRNLLLDGAKFLGMFLIFGTIFYGILWALEKLLINFTTLNSPETYIITAVFTIAFNMFFVMSLAHMAHEKRFISAFNIKKIFNLIKKVGIKKYTFLLVIFTLVAEFINEVPIGIMKNLISFNGIWGNISFILFSLVILSYIIIFASRFTGLIYPENKTNN